A genome region from Maridesulfovibrio salexigens DSM 2638 includes the following:
- a CDS encoding twin-arginine translocase TatA/TatE family subunit, translating to MFGLGITEILLILGIIILIFGAKKLPEVGSGLGRAIQNFKKASSESEEIDVTPSKDKNKDA from the coding sequence ATGTTCGGTTTAGGAATCACAGAAATTCTTTTAATTTTGGGTATTATCATCCTGATTTTCGGAGCTAAAAAACTTCCCGAAGTGGGTAGCGGTCTTGGCCGTGCAATTCAGAATTTTAAAAAGGCAAGCAGCGAATCTGAAGAAATTGACGTAACCCCGTCAAAAGATAAGAACAAAGACGCTTAG
- a CDS encoding CDP-alcohol phosphatidyltransferase family protein, which translates to MQSRKIWTIPNLITIFRILLTPGFVITYLDGNFLAAWLLFMVAGISDGLDGFLARVMKQRTEFGAMIDPLADKILLVTSFICLSAQEFIPVWLTVLAVSRDLIIVGGLFLLKFYGVEVEKKIKPLWSSKITTALQLLVVFSVLTGLAFGLDVGFLHPEVEIVTAVFTFFSGAIYLRRGLGMFAEAVENGAK; encoded by the coding sequence GTGCAGAGCCGGAAAATCTGGACCATACCCAATCTGATCACTATTTTCAGGATATTGCTTACCCCGGGGTTTGTTATTACTTACCTTGACGGCAATTTTCTGGCTGCTTGGCTGCTGTTTATGGTTGCCGGGATTTCGGATGGTTTGGACGGTTTTCTGGCTCGGGTCATGAAACAGCGCACCGAATTCGGGGCCATGATTGATCCCCTTGCGGACAAAATTCTGCTTGTAACTTCTTTTATCTGTCTTTCCGCGCAAGAATTCATTCCTGTCTGGCTGACCGTCCTTGCTGTATCCCGCGATCTGATCATAGTAGGAGGACTTTTTCTGCTGAAATTTTATGGAGTGGAAGTAGAAAAGAAAATTAAGCCTCTTTGGTCCAGCAAGATTACCACCGCACTTCAGCTCTTGGTTGTTTTTTCTGTCCTGACCGGACTTGCGTTTGGATTGGACGTAGGGTTTCTGCATCCGGAAGTAGAGATTGTAACTGCTGTTTTTACTTTTTTCTCCGGGGCAATATATCTCCGGCGCGGGTTGGGCATGTTTGCTGAGGCTGTTGAAAACGGGGCAAAATAA
- the miaA gene encoding tRNA (adenosine(37)-N6)-dimethylallyltransferase MiaA, protein MMEKRRPVVCILGPTGAGKTATSLGMARKFPVRVINFDSRQVYTDFPVITAQPSPEERAVCPHELYGFLPTTETINASGFVDLAKERIDAAEAGELPVLVGGTGMYLQSLISGLAPIPDIPDEIRERIRKRSEEEGGPALYAELEKVDPEYCKRTHPNNRQRNARALEVYEATGKPFSWWHNREVPPSPYNFLKIGIKVDLDELTPLLKLRIEKMLEAGAVEEARKAWENCPDENAPGWTGIGCIELMRYIKGEIDLDETIRLWAKNTRAYAKRQLTWFKREKDIHWFAPHEYDKAVTFVGQWLAD, encoded by the coding sequence ATGATGGAAAAGCGCAGACCAGTTGTATGTATTCTCGGTCCCACCGGGGCCGGGAAGACAGCCACTTCTCTCGGTATGGCCCGGAAATTTCCGGTGCGGGTAATCAATTTTGATTCCCGGCAGGTTTATACGGATTTCCCGGTAATTACCGCTCAGCCCAGTCCCGAAGAGAGGGCTGTTTGTCCGCACGAACTTTACGGATTTCTGCCGACTACTGAGACCATTAATGCATCCGGTTTTGTTGATCTTGCCAAGGAGCGTATTGATGCTGCCGAAGCTGGAGAACTTCCGGTATTGGTTGGTGGAACAGGCATGTACCTGCAAAGTTTGATTTCCGGTCTTGCGCCTATCCCCGACATCCCGGATGAGATTCGGGAGCGCATCCGCAAGCGGTCGGAAGAAGAGGGCGGTCCGGCGCTTTATGCCGAGCTGGAGAAGGTGGACCCGGAATACTGCAAGCGTACCCATCCCAACAACCGTCAGCGTAATGCCCGCGCTCTTGAGGTTTATGAGGCTACAGGCAAACCCTTTAGTTGGTGGCATAATCGTGAGGTTCCGCCTTCACCGTATAATTTTTTGAAGATCGGCATTAAGGTTGATCTTGATGAGCTGACCCCGCTGCTTAAGCTGCGCATTGAAAAGATGCTTGAGGCCGGGGCAGTTGAAGAAGCGCGTAAGGCTTGGGAAAATTGTCCTGACGAGAATGCACCCGGCTGGACGGGGATCGGTTGTATTGAACTGATGCGTTACATCAAGGGTGAAATAGATCTGGATGAGACCATCCGGCTATGGGCCAAGAATACCCGCGCCTATGCCAAGCGTCAGCTGACCTGGTTCAAGCGCGAGAAGGATATTCACTGGTTCGCACCCCATGAGTATGACAAGGCTGTTACATTTGTAGGGCAGTGGCTTGCGGATTGA
- the coaD gene encoding pantetheine-phosphate adenylyltransferase yields the protein MAEVKPVTAVFPGTFDPFTRGHFSLVMRGIKTFHKVIVAVAGSTSKNTKFSLEERVDMAKRIFEHHPQVEVDSFDGLLVHYVEQSPANVIMRGLRAVSDFEYEFQMALMNRRLDNDIQTVFLMTDYKWMYLSSSIIKDVAVNGGDIKGLVPRQIYDEVIERLVPGK from the coding sequence ATGGCAGAAGTAAAGCCAGTAACAGCAGTATTCCCCGGAACTTTTGATCCCTTCACCCGTGGGCATTTTTCATTGGTCATGCGCGGGATCAAGACATTTCATAAAGTCATCGTCGCTGTAGCGGGAAGCACCTCCAAGAACACAAAGTTTTCTCTTGAGGAGCGGGTGGACATGGCAAAACGCATTTTCGAACACCACCCGCAGGTGGAAGTCGATTCATTTGACGGTTTGCTGGTTCATTATGTGGAGCAAAGCCCGGCCAATGTGATCATGCGTGGATTGCGTGCGGTTTCCGACTTTGAGTACGAGTTTCAGATGGCACTCATGAACCGCCGTCTGGATAACGATATCCAGACAGTCTTCTTGATGACCGACTACAAGTGGATGTATCTCAGCTCTTCAATCATCAAGGATGTGGCTGTGAATGGCGGGGATATCAAAGGTCTTGTGCCGCGTCAGATCTACGATGAAGTAATCGAAAGGCTTGTTCCCGGAAAATAG